A region from the Triticum urartu cultivar G1812 chromosome 1, Tu2.1, whole genome shotgun sequence genome encodes:
- the LOC125533001 gene encoding peroxidase 1-like, whose protein sequence is MDRWSFSFSDRLYNFTSMEKPGDIDPTLEPQYMMRLKSKCASLNENTTLVDMDPGSFKTFDTDYFKLVSKRRGLFHSDNALLTDPFTRAYVQHHATGAFKDEFFANFAASMIKMDNANPLTGSQGEIRKKCSMVNH, encoded by the coding sequence atggatcgctggagcttctCCTTCTCCGACCGACTCTACAACTTCACCAGCATGGAGAAGCCCGGCGACATCGACCCCACGCTGGAGCCGCAGTACATGATGCGGCTCAAGAGCAAGTGTGCCAGCCTAAATGAAAACACCACCCTTGTGGACATGGACCCTGGCAGCTTTAAGACCTTCGACACCGACTACTTCAAGTTAGTGAGCAAGAGGAGGGGCCTATTCCACTCCGACAACGCCCTCCTCACCGACCCCTTCACCCGCGCCTACGTCCAGCACCATGCTACCGGCGCCTTTAAGGACGAGTTCTTCGCCAACTTCGCCGCCTCGATGATCAAGATGGACAACGCTAACCCGCTCACCGGAAGCCAAGGTGAGATCAGGAAGAAGTGCAGCATGGTCAACCATTAA